One part of the Solanum dulcamara chromosome 3, daSolDulc1.2, whole genome shotgun sequence genome encodes these proteins:
- the LOC129881833 gene encoding protein LIFEGUARD 4-like → MVFKQGGADIEYGHKGGGVGGGQIYPGQMEDPQMRWAFIRKVYSIVCTQLFFTTVIATAMFFTPAVKDYMRTSFGKVTIIVLLVTAFILIFLMCRYGKKHPWNYLLMGVFTLCLACVVGAACALRAGETILIAAGLTVLISVSLTLYTFWAASRGKDFSFMGPFLFCASIVLFMFILMQFILDLGREARVVYSCLAALLFSAYLVYDTNNLIRNFTYDEYVIAAICLFGDIVNLFLALLGISSE, encoded by the exons ATGGTGTTCAAGCAAGGTGGCGCTGACATTGAGTACGGCCACAAGGGTGGTGGCGTTGGCGGTGGTCAGATATATCCGGGACAGATGGAAGATCCTCAGATGAGATGGGCATTTATCAGAAAAGTTTATTCCATTGTATGCACACAACTTTTCTTCACCACCGTGATCGCCACCGCCATGTTCTTCACTCCGGCGGTCAAAGATTACATGAGAACCAGTTTTGGCAAAGTCACTATAATTGTTCTTCTTGTCACAGCTTTTATAC TTATCTTCTTGATGTGTCGCTATGGGAAAAAACATCCATGGAACTATCTTCTTATGGGAGTGTTCACCTTGTGTCTGGCATGTGTTGTTGGAGCAGCTTGTGCATTAAGAGCCG GGGAAACTATCTTGATTGCTGCTGGGCTAACAGTTCTTATATCTGTTAGCCTTACCCTCTACACATTTTGGGCTGCAAGCAGAGGCAAAGACTTTAGCTTTATGGGCCCATTTTTATTTTGTGCCTCTATAGTCCTCTTTATGTTCATTCTAATGCAG TTTATTCTCGATCTAGGACGCGAAGCACGCGTTGTGTATAGTTGTCTCGCAGCACTCCTATTCTCAGCATATCTTGTATACGACACAAATAACTTAATCAGGAACTTCACGTACGATGAATATGTCATCGCAGCAATTTGCCTTTTCGGAGACATCGTTAACCTCTTCTTAGCTCTTCTTGGGATTTCTagtgaataa
- the LOC129883038 gene encoding chlorophyllase-2-like, which produces MVMTCFSSPTTTTIFDIGNYSTKLLNVEPQSCINSSFPLPPKPLLISSPSEAGNFPVILFLHGFLLYNYFYSQLIQHISSHGFIVVVPQLYLVEGADTTKEIKSTAEITNWLPEGLHHFLPSQVEPNLKKLALAGHSRGGKAAFGLALGKVANVSTKLKFSALIGIDPVDGMHKGKQTLPPVLTYIPQSFNLDMAVMVIGSGLGEVKKNPLFPACAPKGVNHRDFYNECCRPACYFVPKDYGHVDMLDDDTTGIRGEATYLLCKNGKSREPMRRFVGGIVVAFLEAYLEGNLTDLIAIKDGYVTLPVELQDVDFRL; this is translated from the exons ATGGTGATGACTTGCTTTTCTTCCCCTACTACCACAACAATTTTTGACATTGGAAACTATTCAACTAAACTATTGAATGTTGAGCCACAATCATGCATTAattcttcttttcctcttcctccAAAGCCACTCTTGATTTCTTCCCCTTCAGAAGCAGGAAATTTTCCAGTAATTTTATTCCTTCATGGTTTTCTTCTTTACAATTACTTTTACTCTCAACTTATCCAACATATCTCTTCTCATGGCTTCATTGTTGTGGTTCCTCag TTGTATTTAGTGGAAGGAGCAGATACAACTAAAGAAATAAAATCCActgctgaaatcacaaactGGTTACCTGAAGGATTACATCATTTTCTTCCCTCTCAAGTTGAGCCAAACTTGAAAAAGCTCGCGTTAGCTGGCCATAGTCGCGGGGGAAAAGCTGCATTTGGACTAGCTCTTGGAAAAGTTGCTAATGTATCTACTAAACTGAAATTCTCAGCATTGATAGGCATTGATCCTGTTGATGGTATGCATAAAGGAAAGCAGACTCTGCCACCCGTCCTCACATACATTCCTCAGTCCTTCAATCTAGATATGGCGGTTATGGTAATAGGCTCGGGTTTGGGAGAAGTAAAGAAGAATCCTCTGTTTCCTGCTTGTGCTCCGAAGGGAGTAAATCATCGTGATTTCTACAACGAATGTTGTAGGCCAGCGTGTTACTTTGTACCAAAGGATTATGGACATGTTGATATGCTAGATGATGACACGACAGGGATTCGAGGTGAGGCAACTTATTTGTTGTGCAAGAATGGTAAATCTAGAGAGCCTATGAGGAGATTTGTTGGAGGAATTGTGGTTGCTTTCTTGGAAGCTTATTTGGAAGGGAACTTAACTGACTTAATCGCTATTAAAGATGGATATGTTACACTACCTGTAGAGCTCCAAGATGTTGATTTTCGTCTATAG
- the LOC129883698 gene encoding cell wall / vacuolar inhibitor of fructosidase 1-like, with protein MTTYTPCGRIFLIFFLFLRYTSADLVYDVCKQTRNYSLCTEILYKASGYSDSTDVKGLARIMIEASRSRAAHNLVYVRGLINNQNSTNLDDFNQCLQVCYKDYRLVVKAFIPNAIQSLSSGSNFDAAVAILLSADHILSCQDENCVKMSSNLNDRCNEYADFAQIVADVLRIA; from the coding sequence atgacgACTTATACACCATGTGGaagaatttttcttattttcttccttttccttCGATACACATCTGCAGATTTAGTATATGATGTGTGCAAGCAGACTCGGAACTATAGTTTATGTACCGAAATTCTTTACAAGGCAAGTGGATACAGTGATAGCACCGATGTCAAAGGTCTAGCGCGTATCATGATTGAAGCGTCCCGATCTAGGGCCGCTCACAATCTTGTATACGTAAGGGGAttgataaataatcaaaattctaCCAATCTTGATGATTTTAACCAATGTCTTCAAGTTTGCTATAAAGACTATCGTTTGGTAGTTAAAGCATTCATCCCAAATGCTATTCAAAGTTTGTCTTCGGGATCGAATTTCGATGCAGCTGTTGCGATCTTGTTGTCTGCTGATCACATTTTGAGTTGTCAAGATGAGAATTGTGTGAAAATGTCATCGAATTTGAACGATAGGTGTAATGAGTATGCTGATTTTGCTCAAATTGTTGCAGATGTATTAAGAATTgcctaa
- the LOC129881834 gene encoding EPIDERMAL PATTERNING FACTOR-like protein 4 produces MGGVFHNNFQHNFCFSFAKIATLTFLLLTPLVTAFRLNPTRTLSGSEREVIERVERRLSGPGSSPPTCRSKCGRCSPCKPARVSIQPGFSFTLEYYPEAWRCKCGNNLFMP; encoded by the exons ATGGGCGGCGTATTTCACAATAATTTCCAACACAACTTCTGCTTCTCTTTTGCCAAAATAGCCactttaacttttcttttacttaCTCCACTTGTTACTGCTTTTCGTCTAAATCCTACTCGAACGCTCA GTGGGAGTGAGAGAGAGGTAATTGAGCGAGTTGAGAGAAGACTGAGTGGACCGGGTTCATCACCACCCACCTGCAGATCCAAGTGTGGAAGGTGTTCGCCGTGTAAACCGGCTCGGGTCTCAATTCAACCCGGATTTAGTTTCACTTTAGAGTACTACCCTGAAGCGTGGAGGTGCAAGTGTGGAAATAATCTCTTCATGCCttga
- the LOC129883039 gene encoding acireductone dioxygenase 1-like: MAIEAWFMDENSEDQRLPHQNNPPEFVSVEKLAELGVLYWKLIPKDYENDEQLKKIRRSRGYSYMDLLDLCPEKVDNYEQKLKIFYTEHIHADEEIRYCLEGSGYFDVRDKDDRWIRIWMKAGDMIVLPAGIYHRFTLDAGNYIKLMRLFVGEPVWTPYNRPQEDHPARRDYIKSVNERVGVPLAAH; this comes from the exons ATGGCAATCGAG GCGTGGTTTATGGATGAAAATTCAGAAGATCAGAGACTACCTCACCAAAACAATCCACCGGAGTTTGTTTCTGTGGAGAAATTGGCAGAACTTGGAGTTTTGTACTGGAAATTGATCCCTAAGGATTACGAGAACGACGAACAATTGAAGAAAATTCGTCGAAGTAGAGGTTACAGTTACATG GACTTGCTGGATTTATGCCCTGAGAAAGTGGATAACTATGAgcagaagttgaaaattttctACACGGAGCACATACATGCTGATGAGGAGATACGTTACTGTCTGGAAGGGAGTGGATATTTTGATGTGAGAGACAAGGATGACCGCTGGATTCGTATCTGGATGAAGGCCGGTGATATGATCGTCCTGCCTGCTGGGATTTACCACCGGTTCACCCTCGATGCTGGTAACTATATCAAG TTGATGAGATTGTTTGTGGGAGAGCCTGTATGGACACCTTACAATCGACCACAAGAAGATCATCCAGCAAGGAGGGATTACATCAAGAGTGTTAATGAAAGAGTAGGAGTGCCTCTTGCAGCACACTAA